Proteins encoded within one genomic window of Candidatus Hydrogenedentota bacterium:
- a CDS encoding dihydrodipicolinate synthase family protein has product MANPMPSQEVLDIVRRGTVIPAHPLALTRDGAFDERHQRALTRYYCAAGAGGLAVGVHTTQFEIRQPQHGLFKPVLELAKETADACAASLGRPVVLVGGICGKTPQALEEAAFLKETGYDAGLLSLAALKQETVPELIAHCRAVAELMPLMGFYLQPAVGGRLLPAGFWRQFAEIENVVAIKMAPFNRYQTFDVVRGVAEAGRAGDIALYTGNDDNIIVDLLTPYHVRVGAETVAARIAGGLLGHWACWTRTAVAQLNQCHAIVKAASGVPEEMLTQAAEVTDCNAAFFDAANAFAGCIAGIHEVLARQGLMAATRCLNPKEVLSPGQSREIDRVYNAYPHLNDDAFVKRHLDEWLA; this is encoded by the coding sequence ATGGCCAATCCAATGCCGTCCCAAGAGGTTCTCGACATCGTTCGCCGGGGCACGGTGATTCCCGCGCACCCACTGGCCTTGACCAGAGACGGGGCGTTCGACGAGCGGCATCAGCGCGCCCTGACACGCTACTACTGCGCCGCGGGCGCGGGCGGCCTGGCGGTCGGGGTCCACACCACGCAGTTCGAGATTCGCCAGCCCCAGCACGGCCTGTTCAAGCCGGTGCTCGAGCTCGCGAAGGAAACCGCCGATGCGTGCGCCGCGTCCCTCGGACGCCCGGTCGTCCTGGTGGGCGGCATTTGCGGCAAGACGCCCCAGGCACTCGAGGAAGCGGCGTTTCTCAAGGAAACCGGTTACGACGCCGGCCTGCTCAGTCTCGCGGCGTTGAAACAAGAAACCGTGCCGGAGCTGATCGCCCACTGCAGAGCTGTGGCTGAGCTCATGCCGCTCATGGGATTCTACTTGCAGCCCGCTGTCGGCGGACGCCTCTTGCCCGCGGGTTTCTGGCGTCAATTCGCCGAAATCGAGAACGTCGTGGCCATCAAGATGGCCCCGTTTAACCGGTACCAAACGTTCGACGTAGTGCGCGGCGTGGCTGAAGCCGGCCGGGCCGGAGATATCGCCCTGTACACCGGCAACGACGACAACATCATCGTGGACCTGCTCACTCCCTACCACGTCCGCGTCGGCGCGGAAACCGTGGCCGCCCGCATCGCAGGCGGTTTGCTGGGCCACTGGGCATGCTGGACCAGGACCGCGGTCGCACAGCTCAACCAGTGCCACGCCATCGTGAAGGCGGCATCCGGCGTTCCCGAGGAGATGCTGACTCAGGCGGCCGAGGTCACCGACTGCAATGCGGCCTTCTTCGACGCCGCCAACGCATTTGCCGGATGCATTGCGGGCATTCACGAGGTGCTGGCGCGCCAGGGATTGATGGCTGCCACCCGATGCCTCAACCCGAAAGAGGTCCTTTCCCCGGGACAGAGCCGCGAAATCGACCGCGTATACAACGCCTACCCCCATCTGAATGACGACGCTTTCGTCAAGCGGCATCTCGACGAATGGCTGGCGTAA
- a CDS encoding NAD-dependent epimerase/dehydratase family protein gives MPAKRRAQKKPAVVNTSIKPITNETELDELLSTPAPGLIDFMGKLKGDLLVLGTGGKVGHTMARMATRAVKASGVKRRVIGVDTFPADEVRKKLDKLGVETHKADLMKPGVLEQLPDAENVLYMVGLKFGSTGTEWNTWAINTYLAGLCAQRYKKSRIVSFSSGNIYPFLPVGSGGATEETPTAPLGEYAMTTLGRERMFDYVANHEGAKVLQFRLNYAAELRYGIVHDVATKVWNGVPVDVSMGHVNVVWQGYVCNVALQCFGLAESPARILNVAGPETVSIRWMAGRLGKLMGKEPRIVGEESPNALLNNAAPCHKLFGYPQVSVDKMIEWVAYWVASGGASLGKPTHYETRDGKF, from the coding sequence ATGCCTGCCAAGAGACGCGCGCAAAAGAAGCCAGCCGTTGTCAATACCTCCATCAAACCCATCACGAACGAAACGGAACTCGATGAATTGCTGTCGACGCCCGCCCCCGGGCTGATCGATTTCATGGGCAAACTCAAGGGTGACCTGCTCGTTCTCGGGACGGGCGGCAAGGTCGGGCATACCATGGCCCGCATGGCAACGCGCGCCGTCAAGGCATCGGGCGTCAAGCGCAGGGTCATCGGCGTAGACACATTCCCCGCCGATGAGGTGCGGAAGAAACTCGACAAGCTCGGCGTCGAAACCCACAAGGCGGACCTCATGAAGCCGGGCGTGCTCGAGCAGTTGCCGGACGCCGAGAACGTGCTCTACATGGTCGGTCTCAAGTTCGGTTCGACCGGCACCGAGTGGAACACGTGGGCCATCAACACCTATCTCGCGGGACTGTGCGCGCAGCGCTACAAGAAATCGCGCATCGTGTCCTTTTCTTCCGGCAACATTTATCCGTTTCTGCCGGTAGGCAGCGGCGGCGCGACCGAGGAGACGCCCACGGCCCCGCTGGGCGAGTACGCCATGACCACGCTCGGGCGCGAACGCATGTTCGACTACGTCGCGAACCACGAGGGCGCCAAAGTGCTGCAATTCAGGCTCAACTACGCCGCCGAGCTGCGCTACGGCATTGTCCACGATGTCGCCACGAAGGTCTGGAACGGCGTGCCGGTCGACGTCTCGATGGGCCATGTGAACGTCGTATGGCAGGGGTACGTCTGCAACGTCGCTCTCCAGTGTTTCGGGTTGGCAGAGTCCCCCGCGCGCATCTTGAACGTCGCCGGACCCGAAACAGTCTCGATCCGCTGGATGGCCGGCCGGCTCGGGAAGCTCATGGGCAAGGAACCAAGAATTGTGGGCGAGGAATCGCCGAACGCGCTGCTGAACAACGCGGCGCCCTGCCACAAACTGTTCGGATATCCGCAGGTGAGTGTCGACAAGATGATCGAGTGGGTGGCGTACTGGGTGGCGAGCGGCGGAGCAAGCCTCGGCAAACCGACCCATTACGAAACCCGCGATGGGAAGTTCTGA
- a CDS encoding TIM barrel protein, with amino-acid sequence MPKTNGKYRFSFGPWNIDEGADPFGPQVRLPIAMAKKFRAAKQMGFHGIQFHDDDVVPNLDSKSHSQIMKEAKAIKRRLDDEGLKAEFVAPRMWFAPQTIDGAYTNNNPRDRKYAIDRTKVCIDIKNALDASWVVMWLAREGTYIREAKSARKQVLQIVEAFNIFLNYDPKLKILVEPKPNEPMDSAIISTIGHAVGLGYMTCDPARMGVLVETAHSILAGLDPSDDMGYALAHDKLWSVHLNDQGGLKFDQDKSFGSYNLRRAFNQVRVLEEYGYGRKGEWVGLDVKTMRTQKQNVSMKHLANSLNTFKMLLDKVVTLDRELEAQLIKARDYEELDRYILCHLMGVRY; translated from the coding sequence ATGCCGAAGACCAATGGCAAGTACCGCTTTTCATTTGGCCCATGGAATATCGACGAAGGCGCCGACCCGTTCGGGCCGCAGGTGCGCCTCCCCATTGCCATGGCCAAGAAGTTCAGGGCCGCGAAGCAAATGGGGTTTCACGGCATCCAGTTTCACGATGACGATGTCGTGCCGAATCTCGACAGCAAATCCCATTCACAAATCATGAAGGAAGCGAAGGCGATCAAGCGCAGACTCGACGACGAAGGCCTCAAGGCCGAGTTCGTTGCGCCGCGCATGTGGTTCGCCCCGCAAACGATCGATGGCGCCTACACCAACAACAACCCCCGCGACCGCAAATACGCCATCGACCGGACCAAGGTCTGCATCGACATCAAGAACGCGCTCGATGCGTCGTGGGTGGTCATGTGGCTGGCGCGCGAAGGCACGTACATCCGCGAAGCGAAGAGCGCCCGCAAACAAGTGCTCCAAATCGTCGAGGCGTTCAACATTTTCCTCAATTACGATCCCAAACTGAAGATCCTCGTCGAACCCAAACCCAACGAGCCCATGGACAGCGCCATCATCTCGACCATCGGCCACGCCGTGGGACTCGGCTATATGACCTGCGACCCCGCGCGCATGGGCGTACTGGTCGAAACCGCTCACTCAATTCTCGCCGGACTCGACCCGTCAGACGACATGGGCTACGCGCTCGCCCACGACAAGCTGTGGAGCGTGCACCTTAACGACCAGGGCGGCCTCAAATTCGACCAAGACAAGTCGTTCGGCTCCTATAACCTCCGCCGTGCGTTCAACCAGGTGCGCGTGCTCGAAGAATACGGTTACGGCCGCAAAGGAGAATGGGTCGGCCTCGATGTCAAGACCATGCGCACCCAGAAGCAGAACGTGTCGATGAAACACCTTGCCAACAGCCTCAACACGTTCAAGATGCTGCTCGACAAGGTCGTCACCCTCGATCGCGAGCTCGAGGCACAGCTCATCAAGGCGCGCGACTACGAGGAACTAGACCGGTATATCCTCTGCCATCTCATGGGCGTGAGGTACTAG